A portion of the Homalodisca vitripennis isolate AUS2020 chromosome 2, UT_GWSS_2.1, whole genome shotgun sequence genome contains these proteins:
- the LOC124353634 gene encoding noggin-like, with protein MWFCGVLLLLGACQAADPDHTGLVASPALLLGPDMPLTLPLKFWANSRKSALKPRRRDLHEPTLLTLLGQDYDPKWMRSARHATKTDTEEEPERKTVRALRALLNNSTSGSTDQLLLPEGLPQEYREMVKSWLVSRATCPIRFVWNDLGAYFWPRWLRRGECAEDATCSWPPGMRCVPGVARNLNVLRWHCRLRKNAHGRRKKSENNVWATATTERQKSSQEANAKRKKRKKYRCLWIKVPYPVPEDCMCSCS; from the exons ATGTGGTTCTGCGGAGTTCTCCTGTTACTAGGGGCATGTCAGGCCGCGGATCCCGACCATACCGGCCTGGTGGCCTCTCCTGCCCTGCTCCTGGGACCGGACATGCCTCTCACCCTCCCTCTCAAGTTCTGGGCCAACTCCCGCAAGTCCGCCCTGAAGCCGCGCCGCCGCGACCTCCACGAGCCCACCCTTCTCACGCTCCTGGGGCAGGACTACGACCCTAAGTGGATGCGATCTGCGAGGCATGCCACCAAAACG GACACGGAGGAAGAGCCTGAGCGGAAGACGGTGCGTGCTCTGAGGGCCCTCCTCAACAACTCGACGTCTGGGAGTACGGACCAACTGTTGCTTCCAGAGGGTCTTCCTCAAGAGTACCGCGAGATGGTCAAGTCCTGGCTGGTCAGCAGGGCGACCTGCCCCATCCGCTTCGTCTGGAACGACTTGGGAGCCTACTTCTGGCCGAGGTGGCTGCGCAGAGGCGAGTGCGCAGAGGATGCCACCTGTTCTTGGCCCCCAGGCATGCGTTGTGTGCCGGGAGTCGCGAGGAACTTGAATGTCCTCAGGTGGCACTGCAG GCTGAGGAAGAACGCCCACGGAAGACGAAAGAAGAGTGAGAACAATGTCTGGGCAACGGCGACCACGGAGCGACAGAAATCTTCCCAGGAGGCCAACGCAAAGCGGAAGAAGAGGAAGAAGTACCGTTGCCTGTGGATAAAGGTGCCGTACCCAGTGCCAGAAGACTGCATGTGTTCTTGTTCTTGA